One Pseudobutyrivibrio xylanivorans genomic window, TTAATACCTTCTACAGCGACTCCTTCGAGGCTTTCTTCGGTATTTCCATCTATCACTTCATCTCCAAATAAAGCTTCGAACTCTGTGCGGTTAATCTTTTCTTTTTCTAACAATAGATTAGCACATTTGTGTAGAATTGTTTCATTCTCTCGCAAAATTTTCACAGCTTTTTCATAACAATCATCGATGATACTCTTAACCTCGTCATCGATAGCCTTTGCTGTAGCATCTGAAAAGCCCTTTGTATGAGCCAAATCCCTTCCGATGAAAACTTCCTCGTCATCATCGCCATAATGAATCATGCCGATGCTCTTTGAGAAGCCATATTTAGTAACCATATTTCTAGCCATCTGTGTAGCCTGCTTAATATCATTTGATGCTCCGGTGGTCACATCATCAAAAATAAGCTCCTCAGCCACACGACCACCAAGGGAAACAATAATATCCTGAACCATCTTCCCCTTAGTCAGGAACATATCGTCATTTTCATTAATAGGCATTGTATAACCAGCAGCGCTAGCACCTGTAGGAATAATGGAAACAGAATATACAGGCCCTACATCAGGAAGCACATGGAACAAAATTGCATGTCCAGCCTCATGATATGCAGTAATCTTCTTTTCCTTTTCAGCAACGACACGGCTCTTCTTTTCCTTGCCGATGCCAACCTTAATAAAGGATTTTTTAATATCATCATTGATGATGTACTGGCGATTCTCACCTGCCGCAAGAATAGCTGCCTCGTTTAATAAATTCTCCAAATCTGCGCCTGTGAAGCCAACTGTAGTCTGGGCAATCTGGTGCAAATCAACATCATCACCAAGTGATTTATTTGAAGCATGGACCTTGAGGATTTCCTCACGACCCTTAACATCTGGACGACCTACATAAACCTTTCTGTCAAAACGTCCTGGACGCATGATAGCCTGGTCAAGAATATCCACACGGTTAGTAGCAGCCATAACAATGATGCCTTCGTTCACACCGAAGCCATCCATCTCAACAAGGAGCTGGTTCAATGTCTGCTCTCGCTCATCATGACCACCGCCCATTCCAGTACCACGGCGTCTTGCAACAGCATCTATCTCATCAATGAAAACAATACATGGAGAATTCTGCTTTGCTTCTGCAAAAAGGTCGCGGACACGTGAAGCACCAACACCTACGAACATCTCCACAAAATCAGAACCAGAGATTGAGAAGAATGGTACTCCTGCCTCTCCAGCAATTGCCTTTGCAAGAAGAGTCTTACCTGTTCCAGGAGGGCCCACAAGAATAACGCCCTTAGGAATTCTGGCGCCGAGTCTTGTATATTTCTTAGGATCCTTGAGGAAATCTACCAGCTCCTCAACCTCTTCCTTTTCTTCTTTGAGACCGGCAACATCATCAAATCGGGTATTGATGTCCTCTTTGCTGGTCATTTTTGCACGGCTCTTGCCAAAATTCATCATCTTGGCATTGGCCCCACCGCCGCCTGCTCCCTGGGCATTCATCATAATCATAAAAAGAATGAAAACCGCACCAAGGACAATAAGCATCGGCAAAAGTTCAGAAATCCAGCTGTCATGAGGGACATCATTCAAAGTATATGAAACTTCGCTCTCATCCAGCATTTCCTGAAGGCTGTTTACATCAGATACATAAAGGGTGGCGGTCTCGTCCCCCTTCAGCTTGATAGTGGCACTACCTGTAGGCACCTGTTCGTTCTGAGAGATAACTACAGATACGACCTCATCCTTTGAAATAGCCTTTTTAAACTGTTTCATGGAATAAGCTGTAGATTTATTGCCCATGCTTGTATAGAGAATCACCAGGACTACAGTCACAAACAAGGCATAAATAATCATTCCTGAAGCTCTATTTTTCTTCAAAATGGCCTCCTAGTCTAGCTCAACTACGCCAATATATGGGAGATTACGATACTTCTGATCATAATCCAAACCGTAACCAACAACAAACTGATCTGGGATTGTAAAGCCTGTATAATCAACGTGAACATCAACCTCACGACGATCCGGCTTATCAAGCATTGTCACCATGCGAACTGACTTAGCGCCACGCTCCTTGAAAAGCTGGCCAAGGTAATTAAGAGTGTTTCCACTGTCGATGATATCCTCCACGATGATAACGTTCTGACCTGTTGGATCTAAATCAAGGTCCTTCTTTACCTTTACCACGCCCGATGATACGGTGCCTCCATCGTAGCTTGATGTAGCCATGAAATCAATGATAACTGGCACTGTAATTCTCTTAGCAAGCTCGCAGGCAAAAAATGAAGCACCCTTAAGGATACAAACCAAAAATACTGTCTCACCTTCGTAATCCTTGCTGATTTGTGCTCCAAGCTCCGCAATACGGGCAGCTAATTCATCCTCTGGTAAAAGGACTCTGATGTTCTCACTCATTCTGTGTTCCTCCATATACTATCTCTAAGACGCGAGTGGTATCATTAGAGATTTTGTAAAATTCGCTGATTCTATATCCGACAACCCACATAACGTGGCTTCCATCGCAAACAAGAGGAATCGTGTCACGAAGGTGACGAGGGATTTTTGCATCCACAAAATAATCCTGAATGGATTTATGATTTCCTACTGCATCTATAGTCAGATAATCCCCTTCAGCACGGGTTCTTATAACAACATTATCCGTTATTCTATCACAATCAAACCATTTAGTATAGGTATCTGTAGGGTATTTCACGCCCTGTTCATAATCGAATTCTCTAAAGGAAAAATCCGATTCTAAGGGTTCTCCACTCTCCGCTTCACCCCCTTCATCTTCCACCACATATATAGTCTCATAAGATATAATCAAAGTCTTTTTATATGGAAGCTTCACCTGACGCTCTCCGTCCTCGTTTAAAAGGCCAAGAATTGTCTCTATATGAGTTGCACTAACATCCTTTTGCTGAGGCATAAATCTGCTCAAATAGTCCTTCAGTGCCTGACTTGCAATAACCCTTGGCGCAGTGGCAATGGTTCGCTTTCGCAGCTTATCGCCATCCTCCTTTGCAATTTGAAGAAGACCATGCGCCTCGATAGAAATATACTCAGCTACCTCAGTCAGTCTATTAGTCATTTCGGTAATATGTGTCAAAGCTTTAGGGTTGATGTCCTGAAATTCTGGAATTATATTGTGTCGGATTTTATTTCTGTCATAATTTACATCTGAATTAGTCTCATCTATGCAGTAATCAATCTGATTCTCTTCCAAGAGCTCCATAATTTCTTTCTTTGGAACCTCAAGAAGAGGACGAATAATTCTGCCTCGTTTAGGTGCAATTCCGCACATACCATCAAGTCCCGAACCTCTTACCATGTGGAAAAGAACAGTCTCAGCATTATCGTCTGCATTGTGAGCAATGACGATTTTTGTTTCATGTCCGTCATTGTCCAATTCCTTAGCATAATCCTCAAATGCCTGATATCTTGCTAGGCGTGCCTCTTCCTCAAGGCCTCTGCCGGATTCTCTTGCCAATGCTGGTACATCGATTTTAAGAGTTCTAACAGGCACCTCGAATTGCCTGCAAAGCTCCTCCACATAGGCCTGATCGCCATCTGCATCCTCGCCTCTTATGCAATGATTTACATGGAGGGCATAAATTGTCAGGTCATATTCATCCCTCAGTCCTAAGAGTACAAAAAAAAGGCACACAGAATCAGGTCCTCCGGATAAACCCAAGACCACTCTGTCGCCTTTAGATAACATATCATTTTTGTCGATGTACTCCCTAATCTTGTTTTCTTTAAAAATGATCCAATTGTCATGTGTCAGTCCAAGCTTCTGTGAAGCCTCATTTTCTATATATTCGTCGCTGCCGACGTATTCTTCCTGTTCCTTTAACTGCTGGCCCTTTTCATTGGCTGCATCAAGTTCAAGCTGAAGAGACTCTTCCTTTTTCTTGAGCTCCTCATTCTTGTCGTAGAGACGCACAACCTGCACCATCATCACGCCTATCATGAAAAGCATGATTACTGCAACATATATTCTACCTGTAGAGGTTTTCTTTCGTCTTCTAACATTATTTCTCTTTTTCTTCGCCATAACCCATAATTAAAGATACTTGAAAAGGTCTGCAGCTGCATCCTTTTTAGTAGTGTCCTGTATATCCAGGACCTCAACTTTAACATTTTTGTTTCCAAATGCTATTTCTATTATATCACCAATTTTAACATCAGTGGATGCTTTCGCAATTTTTCCATTAATTTGTACACGCCCGCTGTCACAAGCTTCGTTTGCCACAGTGCGTCGTTTTATCAGTCTACTTACTTTTAAGTATTTATCTAATCTCATGTACCTACCTCTTTTCTCAACCCAAGCATGTAGGCATCAATCTCTTAGTGCTCTTTGTAAGGACATTTAGTCCGACAAAGAGTATCTAAGGATTGTAGCCGTAACATGCGCCGGCCTTAAAAAAAGGGTCCGGCACTGCCGAACCCTAGATGATTCCAAAAGTTATTAGTTGATAGAATCCTTTAATGCCTTACCAGCCTTGAACTTAGGAGCCTTAGATGCAGGGATCTTCATCTCAGCGCCTGTCTGTGGATTTCTACCTGTACGAGCTGCTCTCTCAGAAACTTCGAATGTACCGAAGCCTACGAGCTGGATCTTCTCCCCCTTCTTAAGCTCTTCAGCTACAACCTCTGTGAAAGCCTTTACAGAAGCCTCAGCGTCCTTCTTAGAAATGTTAGCCTTGCTAGCGATAGCTGCTACTAATTCTGTCTTGTTCATTACTTATTCCTCCTCGAGAATTTGTTATTTTTATTTTGGGACCGAAATCCTTAATAACTACAATATTCTTTATAATTGTTTTAAATAGCAGTGTCAACACATTGACCCCAAAAATCCCCATTTTATAAGGTTTTTATGGATTATTACAAATTTTTTGCGTAATTTTTAAGCACTATTACCATTTACAAACCCTTGATTTTCCTAGGATTTCACATTTTTTTCACACATTTATCGGTGATTTGTCAAATAATCAGATTTTCCTTAGTTCATGAGGTTACTTATCAGGTCAGAAATCGTTGATAAATAGTCAACTTCGTAATCATAATCGTTCTTAATTGCGCTGCCTGCAGTCTCCTCCTCTCGTACATTTTCAGTGGTCTCCCCTGATGTTTCTGACTGCTCTGAATTCTCTGTCGTATTTGCCACATTTTCAGTCACAGAATTATCCTCTGCTTCCATGGCAAGAGTTATCTCTGCACTTTCAGAATTTACCACCAAAGTCTTGTTCCAAGGTTCATACCCACTACATCTCACCACCAGCTTGTGGTTTCCATATTGCACATATTGAGGCTCATTTGTATCTATCATGGTTCCATCAATATATACATAGGTCTCCGGCACAGTTACAAGGAAGGTAATCATACAATAAGATGGTCCATCCCCCTTCATGGAATCAAGGTCTACCAGAATATTTTCATCACGTTTTACAGTATATTCTCTTGAACCTCCCCAACCATTATTTGCTACTGTAATTTTATAGGTTCCCTCAGGCACCTCAATTGTCTCATTTCCGTTTACCATAGAGACAATCTTGTTTCCAATAAATATCAGGCTTCCATCAAAAAGAGAGGTATTTGCTATGTTCAAATAGCCATGTCCTGTGGTTACAGCTATAGATATAACCTCTTTGTCCTTTCCAATTACTGTAATCTTATCACCCTTGCTTATGCTAGAAATAAGGACCTTTTCTGAATCTGAATAAACCTTCGTTGAGTCTGTCAGCTTGTAATTTCTATTGTCGATATTAATAAGATTTCGCCCTTCGTCTATGGTATATTTCTTGATATCTTCAAAATACCAAACATCATCGGATTTTTGAATCTGACTTAGAGCACCAGAAGCTGGCAGCAAATCACCAATATTAACAACTGTTCCTGTGGTAAACTCAGCCCAGGAGCTGCTGCCGCCATATTTATCTAAGAATTTTGTAGTCATATTGTAGTTATAGCGAAGTAATTTGTCTTCTGAAACTGAATAGAGAGCAATGGTCTCCTCAGTCATATCAAGATTTTCCACAATATACAAATCGTGGTTCTCGTACTCCGGCTCTTCCTCGCTCTCTGTCTGTGAATCAGCCTCCACTACTTCAGCCTGCTCCTGATTATTGAGGATGGCTGAGCCGGTATAGTTTTGGACCGTTGCGTTGTT contains:
- the hpt gene encoding hypoxanthine phosphoribosyltransferase, whose amino-acid sequence is MSENIRVLLPEDELAARIAELGAQISKDYEGETVFLVCILKGASFFACELAKRITVPVIIDFMATSSYDGGTVSSGVVKVKKDLDLDPTGQNVIIVEDIIDSGNTLNYLGQLFKERGAKSVRMVTMLDKPDRREVDVHVDYTGFTIPDQFVVGYGLDYDQKYRNLPYIGVVELD
- a CDS encoding RNA-binding S4 domain-containing protein is translated as MRLDKYLKVSRLIKRRTVANEACDSGRVQINGKIAKASTDVKIGDIIEIAFGNKNVKVEVLDIQDTTKKDAAADLFKYL
- the ftsH gene encoding ATP-dependent zinc metalloprotease FtsH, with translation MIIYALFVTVVLVILYTSMGNKSTAYSMKQFKKAISKDEVVSVVISQNEQVPTGSATIKLKGDETATLYVSDVNSLQEMLDESEVSYTLNDVPHDSWISELLPMLIVLGAVFILFMIMMNAQGAGGGGANAKMMNFGKSRAKMTSKEDINTRFDDVAGLKEEKEEVEELVDFLKDPKKYTRLGARIPKGVILVGPPGTGKTLLAKAIAGEAGVPFFSISGSDFVEMFVGVGASRVRDLFAEAKQNSPCIVFIDEIDAVARRRGTGMGGGHDEREQTLNQLLVEMDGFGVNEGIIVMAATNRVDILDQAIMRPGRFDRKVYVGRPDVKGREEILKVHASNKSLGDDVDLHQIAQTTVGFTGADLENLLNEAAILAAGENRQYIINDDIKKSFIKVGIGKEKKSRVVAEKEKKITAYHEAGHAILFHVLPDVGPVYSVSIIPTGASAAGYTMPINENDDMFLTKGKMVQDIIVSLGGRVAEELIFDDVTTGASNDIKQATQMARNMVTKYGFSKSIGMIHYGDDDEEVFIGRDLAHTKGFSDATAKAIDDEVKSIIDDCYEKAVKILRENETILHKCANLLLEKEKINRTEFEALFGDEVIDGNTEESLEGVAVEGINWGE
- a CDS encoding HU family DNA-binding protein, whose protein sequence is MNKTELVAAIASKANISKKDAEASVKAFTEVVAEELKKGEKIQLVGFGTFEVSERAARTGRNPQTGAEMKIPASKAPKFKAGKALKDSIN
- the tilS gene encoding tRNA lysidine(34) synthetase TilS, with the protein product MAKKKRNNVRRRKKTSTGRIYVAVIMLFMIGVMMVQVVRLYDKNEELKKKEESLQLELDAANEKGQQLKEQEEYVGSDEYIENEASQKLGLTHDNWIIFKENKIREYIDKNDMLSKGDRVVLGLSGGPDSVCLFFVLLGLRDEYDLTIYALHVNHCIRGEDADGDQAYVEELCRQFEVPVRTLKIDVPALARESGRGLEEEARLARYQAFEDYAKELDNDGHETKIVIAHNADDNAETVLFHMVRGSGLDGMCGIAPKRGRIIRPLLEVPKKEIMELLEENQIDYCIDETNSDVNYDRNKIRHNIIPEFQDINPKALTHITEMTNRLTEVAEYISIEAHGLLQIAKEDGDKLRKRTIATAPRVIASQALKDYLSRFMPQQKDVSATHIETILGLLNEDGERQVKLPYKKTLIISYETIYVVEDEGGEAESGEPLESDFSFREFDYEQGVKYPTDTYTKWFDCDRITDNVVIRTRAEGDYLTIDAVGNHKSIQDYFVDAKIPRHLRDTIPLVCDGSHVMWVVGYRISEFYKISNDTTRVLEIVYGGTQNE